From the genome of Actinomycetes bacterium:
CTGGTCACCGCGCTGCGCACCCCGCACGTGCGGGGCCGCTGGGGCGAGGTCCAGCTGCGGCGGGTGGTCGAGGTGGCCGGGCTCCTGGAGCACTGCGACTTCGTGGAGCAGCCGTCGGGCACCAACGACGAGGGCGCCGGCGTGCGGCCCGACCTCGTCGTGACGCTCGCAGACGGGCGGCAGGTGATCGTCGACGCCAAGGTGCCGTTCACCGGGTACATCGAGGCGGTCCAGGCCACCGACCAGTCGGTGCGCGAGCAGCGAGTGGCCATGCACGCCCGGCAGCTGCGCACCCACGTCGACACGCTGGCCGCCCGGCGCTATCCCACGGCCTTCCGCCCCGCCGCCCCGTTCACCGTCCTGTTCGTCCCCTCCGACGGATTCCTGACGACGGCGCTGGAGGCCGAGCCGGGGCTGCTGGAGTACGGCTTCGCCCGCGACGTCGTGCTCGCCACCCCGAGCACGCTGCTGGCGCTGCTGCGCACGGTGGCCTACTCGTGGCGGCAGGAGCGGCTGGCCCGCGACGCCGACCAGGTGCTGGAAGTGGGCCGACGGCTGCACGCCCGGCTCGGCACGCTGACCAGCCACCTCGTGCGGCTCGGATCGGCGCTGGGCACCACGATGGCCCGCTACAACGAGACGATCGGCTCCTACGAGCGCTCCGTGCTGACCGCTGCCCGCCGGTTCGACGACCTGGGCGTGGCCGAGAGCCCGCTGCAGACCCCCGAGCCGCTGGAGGCGACGGTGCGCACCCTGCGCCCGGCGGAACCGCCGATCGAGGACGACGACGAGCCGGCCCGGGACGGGACGACCGGATGACCGGTCAGTCGGTGCGCGCGGCCTTCTCGGCGCGCCGGAGCTCGTGCGGCAGCGCAAACACCAGCCGCTCCTCCGCCGCCTTGACGGTCTCGACGTCGGGGTAGCCCCGCTCGGCCAGCCAGTCCAGCACCTCGCTCACGAGGACCTCCGGCACCGAGGCGCCGCTGGTGACGCCGACCGTGCCCACGCCCTCGAGCCAGGCCGGGTCGATCTCCGAGGCGAAGTCGACGAGATACGAGGCGCGGGCGCCCGCCTCCAGCGCGACCTCGACCAGGCGGACCGAGTTCGACGAGTTGGTCGAGCCGACGACCAGCACCAGGTCGCACTCCCCCGCCATCTGCTTGACCGCCTGCTGCCGGTTCTGCGTGGCGTAGCAGATGTCGTCGCTCGGCGGGGCCTGCAGACCGGGGAAGCGGTTCTTCAGCTGGTCCACCGTCGCCAGGGTCTCGTCCACCGAGAGCGTGGTCTGCGACAGCCACACGACCTTCTCCGGGTCGCGCACCTGCACGGTGGCGACGTCCTTGGGGCCGTCGACGAGCTGGATGTGGGACGGCGCCTCCCCGGCGGTGCCCTCGACCTCCTCGTGGCCGCGGTGGCCGATGAGCAGGATGTCGAAGTCGTCGCGGGCGAAGCGCTTGGCCTCCTGGTGCACCTTGGTGACCAGCGGGCAGGTGGCGTCGATGGTCCGCAGCCGCCGCGACGCCGCCTCCTGGTGCACCGCGGGTGAGACGCCGTGCGCACTGAAGACGACGACCGAGCCCTCGGGCACCTCGTCGGTCTCGTCGACGAAGATCGCGCCCCGGCGCTCCAGGGTGGCGACGACGTGCTTGTTGTGGACGATCTGCTTGCGGACGTAGACCGGCGCCCCGTGGATCTCCAGCGCCCGCTCGACCGCGATGACCGCCCGATCCACGCCGGCGCAGTAGCCGCGCGGATCGGCCAGCAGGACACGTCCGCGCTGATCAGCCATGCACCCCATGGTAGTTGAAGGACCCCCTGCCCCCCGCCGCTCGCGAGCTCGCGACGGGGCCCTGCAGGGGGCCGTCGTCCCATGCCTCCCTCGGGTGGATCTGCACACATTGCGTGTCGGTCGCGACGTTGTGGGGCAGGGTGTGCGCATGGCACGAGAGATCCCTGAGGTAGTCCGCGCGGCAGCCGGCCTGGCCGCCCACGTTCTCGACGAGGCACGCAAGCTGCCCGAGACCCTGCCGGGGATCCCCGTGCGGATCCTGGGCATCGCGATGCAGCAGGCCATGAAGGTCCAGCAGCAGTACGCGGGGCTGGTCGCCCGAGGTGACGAGCTCTTCACCGGCATCCGCGGCGAGAACGAGCCCGGGATGGCCACGTTCG
Proteins encoded in this window:
- a CDS encoding 4-hydroxy-3-methylbut-2-enyl diphosphate reductase, with amino-acid sequence MADQRGRVLLADPRGYCAGVDRAVIAVERALEIHGAPVYVRKQIVHNKHVVATLERRGAIFVDETDEVPEGSVVVFSAHGVSPAVHQEAASRRLRTIDATCPLVTKVHQEAKRFARDDFDILLIGHRGHEEVEGTAGEAPSHIQLVDGPKDVATVQVRDPEKVVWLSQTTLSVDETLATVDQLKNRFPGLQAPPSDDICYATQNRQQAVKQMAGECDLVLVVGSTNSSNSVRLVEVALEAGARASYLVDFASEIDPAWLEGVGTVGVTSGASVPEVLVSEVLDWLAERGYPDVETVKAAEERLVFALPHELRRAEKAARTD
- a CDS encoding DNA recombination protein RmuC is translated as LVTALRTPHVRGRWGEVQLRRVVEVAGLLEHCDFVEQPSGTNDEGAGVRPDLVVTLADGRQVIVDAKVPFTGYIEAVQATDQSVREQRVAMHARQLRTHVDTLAARRYPTAFRPAAPFTVLFVPSDGFLTTALEAEPGLLEYGFARDVVLATPSTLLALLRTVAYSWRQERLARDADQVLEVGRRLHARLGTLTSHLVRLGSALGTTMARYNETIGSYERSVLTAARRFDDLGVAESPLQTPEPLEATVRTLRPAEPPIEDDDEPARDGTTG